One Oryza sativa Japonica Group chromosome 8, ASM3414082v1 DNA window includes the following coding sequences:
- the LOC4344770 gene encoding disease resistance protein RGA5-like isoform X2, whose amino-acid sequence MGSLLPKLGELLKDEYDLQTGMKEKVKSLSRELESVHAVLRKVGEVTPEQLDELVKLWARDVRELSYDMEDIVDTFLVRIDSSETDDRSVLRHLRKKMSRLFKRTKDRRKIAGAIKEIDKKLQEVEARRARYTVDSIITKPAGPASIDPRLQALYKRSTELVGIDGPVDKVIKMLSLGDDRNMKIVSVVGFGGLGKTTLAKAVYDKLKPDFDCGVFVPVGRVPDIQKVLRDILIDFGFKVSDVMILDERQLIDKLQNFVQKMRCFIVIDDIWDKKSWELIRCALQDCKCGSRVVATTRISEVATHVGDVYKMQPLSRDDCEKLLYARIVDSEGKCLDSPSVEACDKILKKCRGVPLAIITIASLLASKPMEDWPVVYNSIGFGHEGNDDVANTRRILSFSYYDLPSHLKPCILYISIFPEDYEINKNLLIWKWIAEGFVHVEHVGIGLFEVGEGYFNELINRNMIQLVKAENEGYISSCRVHDMVLDMVRSLSSEENFVTLWDSSEKQKLPRRNARRLALQSRSIKEQNGNQLASTSMEQVRSFIANDCDDISMLFPRFRVLRVLILEDCDDVEDVEGCGGNSVDHLGSLLHLRYLGLPDTDISKLPKEVGGLKFLQTLDLWNTGIKELPQAVGLLTQLLCLHTDRSTTVPAGLIGKLTSLQELWTWPGSAYYRDMDPVAGAASTRRFAKELGNLRELRVLRASIYAVDESTERDLMESLLGNLQKIQSVDIFGSPLERGVTWDAGFASRWRLRHLNLECFELSRLPASVNSSLLPNLSHLDMKVQVMQEQDMETLGRLPELRCLVLDSRYTKVVRIKNTGSDCYFKKLRFFTMGSSSILFDVQGSECAIMPSLESLAFSVHVRFLKDADLLCFKKLGLVNLPSSLQRVTVEINSWDAHDTEVEEAEAMLEHAAIVHPNHPIFQTTRPFGKYIMLLPDQEPSSTNPKVDRCDVNLRKNDGDHLDFRWLLMNPRVEKFCVSINCENASLEEVEEAEAAARYAVDVHPNCPTLELVRYGEDKMVLPNPQQQVGYLS is encoded by the exons ATGGGGAGCTTGCTCCCGAAGCTAGGTGAGCTGCTCAAGGACGAGTATGACCTGCAGACAGGCATGAAGGAGAAGGTCAAGTCTCTCTCACGGGAACTCGAGAGCGTGCACGCCGTCCTCCGCAAAGTCGGTGAGGTAACACCAGAGCAGCTTGATGAGCTGGTGAAGCTCTGGGCACGCGATGTCCGGGAGCTGTCCTATGACATGGAGGACATCGTCGACACCTTCTTGGTGCGTATCGACAGCTCCGAGACCGATGACCGGTCTGTGCTTAGGCACCTCCGGAAGAAGATGAGCAGACTGTTCAAGAGGACCAAGGATCGTCGCAAGATCGCTGGCGCGATCAAAGAAATTGACAAGAAACTCCAGGAGGTGGAAGCCCGGCGTGCTAGATACACAGTTGATAGCATCATCACCAAGCCTGCAGGACCAGCGAGCATTGATCCTCGCCTACAGGCTCTGTACAAAAGATCAACAGAGCTTGTTGGTATTGATGGGCCAGTGGACAAGGTTATAAAGATGCTGTCCCTTGGGGATGATAGGAACATGAAGATCGTCTCCGTTGTGGGATTCGGAGGATTGGGCAAGACCACTCTCGCCAAAGCAGTCTATGACAAGCTTAAACCGGACTTCGATTGTGGGGTTTTTGTTCCAGTCGGTCGAGTACCTGACATACAGAAAGTCTTAAGGGACATTCTCATTGATTTTGGCTTCAAAGTTTCTGATGTGATGATATTGGACGAAAGGCAACTTATCGACAAGCTCCAGAATTTTGTTCAGAAAATGAG AtgtttcattgttattgatgacaTATGGGATAAGAAATCATGGGAGTTAATCAGATGCGCTCTGCAAGACTGTAAGTGTGGAAGTAGAGTAGTCGCAACCACTCGCATTTCTGAAGTTGCCACACATGTTGGTGATGTTTACAAAATGCAGCCACTTTCTCGTGATGACTGTGAAAAATTATTGTATGCCAGGATAGTTGACAGTGAAGGCAAATGTCTTGATAGCCCATCAGTTGAGGCATGtgacaaaattttgaaaaaatgtCGTGGTGTGCCATTAGCTATCATTACAATTGCTAGTTTGTTGGCCAGTAAACCAATGGAGGACTGGCCTGTGGTGTACAACTCTATTGGTTTTGGGCATGAAGGCAATGATGATGTAGCAAATACTAGAAGGATATTGTCTTTTAGCTACTATGATCTGCCTTCACATCTGAAACCTTGCATATTGTATATAAGCATATTTCCAGAAGATTATGAGATCAACAAAAACCTTTTGATATGGAAGTGGATAGCTGAAGGTTTTGTCCATGTGGAACATGTAGGGATTGGATTATTTGAGGTCGGGGAGGGGTACTTCAATgaattgataaacagaaacatgatCCAGCTGGTGAAGGCAGAAAACGAAGGGTACATAAGTAGTTGCCGTGTTCATGATATGGTGCTCGATATGGTCCGTTCATTGTCGAGTGAAGAAAACTTTGTTACTTTATGGGACAGCAGTGAAAAACAAAAACTTCCGAGGAGGAATGCTCGCAGGTTAGCGCTGCAGAGTAGGAGTATTAAAGAGCAGAATGGTAATCAGCTAGCTAGTACAAGCATGGAGCAAGTGAGGTCCTTTATTGCCAATGATTGCGACGATATTAGCATGTTATTCCCAAGGTTTCGAGTTTTACGTGTATTAATTCTAGAAGATTGTGATGATGTGGAAGATGTGGAAGGTTGTGGTGGAAATAGTGTGGATCATCTTGGCAGTTTACTTCACTTGAGGTACCTTGGGTTACCAGATACTGACATTAGCAAGCTCCCAAAGGAAGTAGGAGGTCTCAAGTTTCTCCAGACTTTGGATTTATGGAATACTGGCATAAAGGAGCTGCCACAGGCAGTGGGCCTGTTGACACAACTGTTGTGCTTACACACTGATCGGAGTACGACAGTGCCAGCCGGTTTGATCGGCAAGCTGACGTCTTTGCAAGAGCTGTGGACATGGCCTGGTTCCGCATACTACCGCGACATGGACCCAGTGGCTGGTGCCGCTTCGACACGCCGTTTTGCGAAGGAGCTGGGTAACCTGAGGGAACTGAGGGTGCTCCGTGCTAGTATTTATGCAGTTGATGAGAGCACGGAGAGAGATTTGATGGAGTCCCTGCTTGGCAATCTTCAGAAAATTCAGAGTGTGGATATTTTTGGATCACCACTAGAGAGGGGAGTCACATGGGATGCAGGATTTGCCTCTCGTTGGCGCCTCCGGCACCTGAATTTGGAATGCTTCGAGCTCTCTAGACTGCCAGCGTCGGTTAACTCCTCGCTTCTTCCGAACCTCTCCCATCTAGACATGAAAGTGCAGGTTATGCAAGAGCAGGACATGGAAACTCTTGGGAGGCTGCCCGAGCTGCGTTGCCTTGTACTGGATTCGCGTTACACCAAAGTGGTAAGAATTAAGAATACTGGCAGTGATTGCTACTTCAAGAAGTTGAGATTCTTCACGATGGGCAGTTCATCCATCTTGTTTGATGTGCAAGGCAGTGAATGCGCTATCATGCCAAGCCTTGAATCCCTTGCATTTAGTGTCCATGTGCGGTTCCTCAAAGACGCGGACCTGCTTTGTTTCAAAAAACTTGGCTTGGTGAACCTCCCTAGCTCGCTTCAGCGAGTCACCGTTGAAATCAACTCTTGGGATGCCCATGATACAGAGGTGGAAGAAGCGGAGGCCATGTTGGAGCATGCAGCCATCGTCCATCCTAATCATCCCATCTTCCAAACCACACGGCCATTTGGAAAATATATCATGCTCTTACCTGACCAAGAG CCAAGCAGCACCAATCCTAAAGTTGATAGATGTGATGTCAATCTGCGAAAGAACGACGGAGACCATTTGGACTTCCGATGGCTGTTGATGAATCCACGCGTCGAGAAATTCTGTGTCTCCATAAACTGCGAGAATGCTAGTCTTGAGGAGGTTGAGGAAGCAGAGGCGGCTGCAAGATATGCAGTCGATGTCCATCCCAATTGTCCCACTCTTGAACTGGTGAGATATGGTGAAGATAAGATGGTGCTACCCAACCCCCAGCAACAG gTTGGTTATCTATCTTGA
- the LOC4344770 gene encoding disease resistance protein RGA5-like isoform X1 gives MELVTGAMGSLLPKLGELLKDEYDLQTGMKEKVKSLSRELESVHAVLRKVGEVTPEQLDELVKLWARDVRELSYDMEDIVDTFLVRIDSSETDDRSVLRHLRKKMSRLFKRTKDRRKIAGAIKEIDKKLQEVEARRARYTVDSIITKPAGPASIDPRLQALYKRSTELVGIDGPVDKVIKMLSLGDDRNMKIVSVVGFGGLGKTTLAKAVYDKLKPDFDCGVFVPVGRVPDIQKVLRDILIDFGFKVSDVMILDERQLIDKLQNFVQKMRCFIVIDDIWDKKSWELIRCALQDCKCGSRVVATTRISEVATHVGDVYKMQPLSRDDCEKLLYARIVDSEGKCLDSPSVEACDKILKKCRGVPLAIITIASLLASKPMEDWPVVYNSIGFGHEGNDDVANTRRILSFSYYDLPSHLKPCILYISIFPEDYEINKNLLIWKWIAEGFVHVEHVGIGLFEVGEGYFNELINRNMIQLVKAENEGYISSCRVHDMVLDMVRSLSSEENFVTLWDSSEKQKLPRRNARRLALQSRSIKEQNGNQLASTSMEQVRSFIANDCDDISMLFPRFRVLRVLILEDCDDVEDVEGCGGNSVDHLGSLLHLRYLGLPDTDISKLPKEVGGLKFLQTLDLWNTGIKELPQAVGLLTQLLCLHTDRSTTVPAGLIGKLTSLQELWTWPGSAYYRDMDPVAGAASTRRFAKELGNLRELRVLRASIYAVDESTERDLMESLLGNLQKIQSVDIFGSPLERGVTWDAGFASRWRLRHLNLECFELSRLPASVNSSLLPNLSHLDMKVQVMQEQDMETLGRLPELRCLVLDSRYTKVVRIKNTGSDCYFKKLRFFTMGSSSILFDVQGSECAIMPSLESLAFSVHVRFLKDADLLCFKKLGLVNLPSSLQRVTVEINSWDAHDTEVEEAEAMLEHAAIVHPNHPIFQTTRPFGKYIMLLPDQEPSSTNPKVDRCDVNLRKNDGDHLDFRWLLMNPRVEKFCVSINCENASLEEVEEAEAAARYAVDVHPNCPTLELVRYGEDKMVLPNPQQQVGYLS, from the exons ATGGAGCTGGTGACAGGGGCGATGGGGAGCTTGCTCCCGAAGCTAGGTGAGCTGCTCAAGGACGAGTATGACCTGCAGACAGGCATGAAGGAGAAGGTCAAGTCTCTCTCACGGGAACTCGAGAGCGTGCACGCCGTCCTCCGCAAAGTCGGTGAGGTAACACCAGAGCAGCTTGATGAGCTGGTGAAGCTCTGGGCACGCGATGTCCGGGAGCTGTCCTATGACATGGAGGACATCGTCGACACCTTCTTGGTGCGTATCGACAGCTCCGAGACCGATGACCGGTCTGTGCTTAGGCACCTCCGGAAGAAGATGAGCAGACTGTTCAAGAGGACCAAGGATCGTCGCAAGATCGCTGGCGCGATCAAAGAAATTGACAAGAAACTCCAGGAGGTGGAAGCCCGGCGTGCTAGATACACAGTTGATAGCATCATCACCAAGCCTGCAGGACCAGCGAGCATTGATCCTCGCCTACAGGCTCTGTACAAAAGATCAACAGAGCTTGTTGGTATTGATGGGCCAGTGGACAAGGTTATAAAGATGCTGTCCCTTGGGGATGATAGGAACATGAAGATCGTCTCCGTTGTGGGATTCGGAGGATTGGGCAAGACCACTCTCGCCAAAGCAGTCTATGACAAGCTTAAACCGGACTTCGATTGTGGGGTTTTTGTTCCAGTCGGTCGAGTACCTGACATACAGAAAGTCTTAAGGGACATTCTCATTGATTTTGGCTTCAAAGTTTCTGATGTGATGATATTGGACGAAAGGCAACTTATCGACAAGCTCCAGAATTTTGTTCAGAAAATGAG AtgtttcattgttattgatgacaTATGGGATAAGAAATCATGGGAGTTAATCAGATGCGCTCTGCAAGACTGTAAGTGTGGAAGTAGAGTAGTCGCAACCACTCGCATTTCTGAAGTTGCCACACATGTTGGTGATGTTTACAAAATGCAGCCACTTTCTCGTGATGACTGTGAAAAATTATTGTATGCCAGGATAGTTGACAGTGAAGGCAAATGTCTTGATAGCCCATCAGTTGAGGCATGtgacaaaattttgaaaaaatgtCGTGGTGTGCCATTAGCTATCATTACAATTGCTAGTTTGTTGGCCAGTAAACCAATGGAGGACTGGCCTGTGGTGTACAACTCTATTGGTTTTGGGCATGAAGGCAATGATGATGTAGCAAATACTAGAAGGATATTGTCTTTTAGCTACTATGATCTGCCTTCACATCTGAAACCTTGCATATTGTATATAAGCATATTTCCAGAAGATTATGAGATCAACAAAAACCTTTTGATATGGAAGTGGATAGCTGAAGGTTTTGTCCATGTGGAACATGTAGGGATTGGATTATTTGAGGTCGGGGAGGGGTACTTCAATgaattgataaacagaaacatgatCCAGCTGGTGAAGGCAGAAAACGAAGGGTACATAAGTAGTTGCCGTGTTCATGATATGGTGCTCGATATGGTCCGTTCATTGTCGAGTGAAGAAAACTTTGTTACTTTATGGGACAGCAGTGAAAAACAAAAACTTCCGAGGAGGAATGCTCGCAGGTTAGCGCTGCAGAGTAGGAGTATTAAAGAGCAGAATGGTAATCAGCTAGCTAGTACAAGCATGGAGCAAGTGAGGTCCTTTATTGCCAATGATTGCGACGATATTAGCATGTTATTCCCAAGGTTTCGAGTTTTACGTGTATTAATTCTAGAAGATTGTGATGATGTGGAAGATGTGGAAGGTTGTGGTGGAAATAGTGTGGATCATCTTGGCAGTTTACTTCACTTGAGGTACCTTGGGTTACCAGATACTGACATTAGCAAGCTCCCAAAGGAAGTAGGAGGTCTCAAGTTTCTCCAGACTTTGGATTTATGGAATACTGGCATAAAGGAGCTGCCACAGGCAGTGGGCCTGTTGACACAACTGTTGTGCTTACACACTGATCGGAGTACGACAGTGCCAGCCGGTTTGATCGGCAAGCTGACGTCTTTGCAAGAGCTGTGGACATGGCCTGGTTCCGCATACTACCGCGACATGGACCCAGTGGCTGGTGCCGCTTCGACACGCCGTTTTGCGAAGGAGCTGGGTAACCTGAGGGAACTGAGGGTGCTCCGTGCTAGTATTTATGCAGTTGATGAGAGCACGGAGAGAGATTTGATGGAGTCCCTGCTTGGCAATCTTCAGAAAATTCAGAGTGTGGATATTTTTGGATCACCACTAGAGAGGGGAGTCACATGGGATGCAGGATTTGCCTCTCGTTGGCGCCTCCGGCACCTGAATTTGGAATGCTTCGAGCTCTCTAGACTGCCAGCGTCGGTTAACTCCTCGCTTCTTCCGAACCTCTCCCATCTAGACATGAAAGTGCAGGTTATGCAAGAGCAGGACATGGAAACTCTTGGGAGGCTGCCCGAGCTGCGTTGCCTTGTACTGGATTCGCGTTACACCAAAGTGGTAAGAATTAAGAATACTGGCAGTGATTGCTACTTCAAGAAGTTGAGATTCTTCACGATGGGCAGTTCATCCATCTTGTTTGATGTGCAAGGCAGTGAATGCGCTATCATGCCAAGCCTTGAATCCCTTGCATTTAGTGTCCATGTGCGGTTCCTCAAAGACGCGGACCTGCTTTGTTTCAAAAAACTTGGCTTGGTGAACCTCCCTAGCTCGCTTCAGCGAGTCACCGTTGAAATCAACTCTTGGGATGCCCATGATACAGAGGTGGAAGAAGCGGAGGCCATGTTGGAGCATGCAGCCATCGTCCATCCTAATCATCCCATCTTCCAAACCACACGGCCATTTGGAAAATATATCATGCTCTTACCTGACCAAGAG CCAAGCAGCACCAATCCTAAAGTTGATAGATGTGATGTCAATCTGCGAAAGAACGACGGAGACCATTTGGACTTCCGATGGCTGTTGATGAATCCACGCGTCGAGAAATTCTGTGTCTCCATAAACTGCGAGAATGCTAGTCTTGAGGAGGTTGAGGAAGCAGAGGCGGCTGCAAGATATGCAGTCGATGTCCATCCCAATTGTCCCACTCTTGAACTGGTGAGATATGGTGAAGATAAGATGGTGCTACCCAACCCCCAGCAACAG gTTGGTTATCTATCTTGA